The following are encoded together in the Phenylobacterium sp. NIBR 498073 genome:
- a CDS encoding SUF system Fe-S cluster assembly protein, giving the protein MDDAASIEPTATTPLSQAELDALTDQLIEKLKTVFDPEIPVDIYELGLIYKVDVSDDKDVAIDMTLTAPGCPVAGDMPGWVQDAVREIPGIRNVTVELVFDPPWDSSRMSDEAKLQLNMF; this is encoded by the coding sequence ATGGACGACGCCGCCTCCATCGAGCCGACCGCGACCACGCCGCTTTCGCAGGCGGAGCTGGACGCCCTGACCGATCAGCTGATCGAAAAGCTCAAGACCGTGTTCGACCCGGAGATCCCGGTCGACATCTACGAGCTGGGCCTGATCTACAAGGTCGACGTGTCCGACGACAAGGACGTGGCGATCGACATGACGCTGACCGCACCGGGGTGCCCGGTGGCCGGCGATATGCCCGGCTGGGTGCAGGACGCGGTGCGCGAGATCCCCGGCATCCGCAACGTCACGGTCGAGCTGGTGTTCGATCCGCCGTGGGACAGTTCGCGGATGTCCGACGAGGCCAAGCTTCAACTCAACATGTTCTGA
- the sufB gene encoding Fe-S cluster assembly protein SufB yields MAAVKQTVEHVESLEKYKHGFVTDVEQEFAPKGLSADIVRFISAKKDEPEWMLQYRLDAYERWLAMDEPTWAKVDFPPIDYQDAYYYAAPKGKDGPKSLDEVDPDILATYAKLGIPLREQEVLAGVQGAPRYAVDAVFDSVSVVTTFKKELAEAGVIFCSMSEAIREHPELVKKYLSSVVPVSDNYYACLNSAVFSDGSFVYVPPGVRCPMELSTYFRINAENSGQFERTLIIADKGAYVSYLEGCTAPMRDENQLHAAVVELVVLDDAEIKYSTVQNWYPGDPETGKGGIYNFVTKRADCRGDRSKVSWTQVETGSAITWKYPSCVLRGEGSVGEFYSIAITNGRQQADTGTKMIHLGANSRSRIISKGISAGKSSNTYRGLVSAHPKAKGARNFTQCDSLLIGKTCAAHTVPYVEARNGSSVFEHEATTTKLSEDQLFYAMQRGLSQEEAVQLLVNGFVKDVLQELPMEFAVEAQKLVAISLEGSVG; encoded by the coding sequence ATGGCCGCCGTCAAGCAGACCGTCGAACACGTCGAGAGCCTGGAGAAGTACAAGCACGGCTTCGTCACCGACGTCGAACAGGAGTTCGCGCCCAAGGGGCTGTCGGCCGATATCGTCCGCTTCATCTCGGCCAAGAAGGACGAGCCGGAGTGGATGCTGCAGTACCGGCTGGACGCCTATGAGCGCTGGCTGGCGATGGACGAGCCGACCTGGGCGAAGGTCGACTTCCCGCCGATCGACTACCAGGACGCCTATTACTACGCCGCGCCCAAGGGCAAGGACGGCCCCAAGAGCCTGGACGAGGTCGATCCGGACATCCTGGCCACCTACGCCAAGCTGGGCATTCCTCTGCGCGAACAGGAAGTGCTGGCCGGGGTGCAGGGCGCGCCGCGCTACGCGGTCGATGCGGTGTTCGACAGCGTCTCGGTGGTCACCACCTTCAAAAAGGAACTGGCCGAGGCCGGGGTGATTTTCTGCTCGATGAGCGAGGCGATCCGCGAGCATCCCGAACTGGTCAAGAAGTACCTGAGCTCGGTGGTGCCGGTCTCGGACAACTACTACGCCTGCCTGAACTCGGCGGTGTTTTCGGACGGCAGCTTTGTCTACGTACCGCCGGGCGTGCGCTGCCCGATGGAGCTGTCGACCTATTTCCGCATCAATGCGGAGAATTCCGGCCAGTTCGAGCGGACGCTGATCATCGCCGACAAGGGCGCCTACGTCTCGTACCTGGAAGGCTGTACCGCGCCGATGCGCGACGAGAACCAGCTGCACGCCGCGGTGGTCGAGCTGGTCGTGCTGGATGACGCCGAGATCAAGTACTCGACCGTGCAGAACTGGTATCCGGGCGATCCGGAGACCGGCAAGGGCGGCATCTATAACTTCGTCACCAAGCGCGCCGACTGCCGCGGCGACCGCTCGAAGGTGTCGTGGACCCAGGTCGAGACCGGGTCGGCGATCACCTGGAAGTATCCGTCCTGCGTGCTGCGCGGCGAGGGCAGCGTCGGCGAGTTCTACTCGATCGCCATCACCAACGGCCGCCAGCAGGCCGACACCGGCACCAAGATGATCCACCTGGGGGCCAATTCGCGCTCGCGGATAATTTCCAAGGGCATCAGCGCCGGCAAGTCGTCGAACACCTATCGCGGCCTGGTCTCGGCGCACCCCAAGGCCAAGGGCGCGCGCAACTTCACCCAGTGCGACAGCCTGCTGATCGGCAAGACCTGCGCGGCCCACACCGTGCCCTATGTCGAGGCGCGCAACGGCAGCAGCGTGTTCGAGCACGAGGCGACGACGACCAAGCTGTCGGAAGATCAGCTGTTCTACGCCATGCAGCGGGGGCTTTCGCAGGAAGAGGCCGTTCAGCTGCTGGTCAACGGCTTCGTCAAGGACGTGCTGCAGGAGCTGCCCATGGAGTTCGCCGTGGAAGCCCAGAAGCTCGTCGCCATCTCCCTGGAGGGCTCCGTCGGATGA
- the sufC gene encoding Fe-S cluster assembly ATPase SufC, with translation MLSISNLRAEVDGNEILKGLSLEVPAGEVHAIMGPNGAGKSTLSYVLTGRDGYEVTGGTATLNGEDLLSLDPAERAAKGMFLSFQYPLEIPGVPALTFIRTAMNAQRKARGEPEVSAPEFLKLAKATAASLKIDFDMLKRALNVGFSGGEKKRMEIFQMAMLSPRFLILDETDSGLDIDALKIVSDGVNAMRSPERGMLVITHYQRLLDYIKPDRVHVLSAGRIVETGGPELALELEREGYDKYARAA, from the coding sequence ATGCTTTCGATTTCCAACCTGCGCGCCGAAGTCGACGGCAATGAGATCCTGAAGGGCCTGTCGCTGGAGGTTCCAGCCGGCGAGGTGCACGCGATCATGGGGCCGAACGGGGCCGGCAAGTCGACCCTGTCCTACGTGCTGACCGGCCGCGACGGATACGAGGTCACCGGCGGGACCGCGACGCTGAACGGCGAGGACCTGCTGAGCCTCGACCCGGCCGAGCGCGCCGCCAAGGGGATGTTCCTGTCGTTCCAGTATCCGCTGGAGATCCCGGGCGTGCCGGCCCTGACCTTCATCCGCACCGCCATGAACGCCCAGCGCAAGGCGCGCGGCGAGCCGGAGGTGAGCGCGCCGGAGTTCCTGAAGCTGGCCAAGGCGACCGCGGCGTCGCTGAAGATCGACTTCGACATGCTCAAGCGCGCGCTGAACGTCGGCTTCTCGGGCGGTGAGAAGAAGCGCATGGAAATCTTTCAAATGGCGATGCTTTCGCCGCGCTTCCTGATCCTCGACGAAACCGATTCCGGCCTGGATATCGACGCGCTGAAGATTGTGTCCGACGGCGTGAACGCGATGCGCTCGCCCGAGCGCGGGATGCTGGTGATCACCCACTATCAGCGGCTGCTCGACTATATCAAACCCGACCGCGTGCATGTGCTGTCGGCCGGGCGGATCGTGGAAACCGGCGGGCCGGAGCTGGCGCTCGAGCTCGAGCGCGAAGGCTACGACAAGTACGCGAGGGCCGCGTGA
- a CDS encoding glutathione S-transferase: MLTVHHLNNSRSQRVLWLLEELGVPYEIKPYQRDAATMLAPPELRAVHPLGKSPVVTEDDVTLAETGAIVEWVIERYGLGRLAPPPGSAERLRWTYWLHYSEGSAMPPLLLKLVFGRLPTSAPALLRPMVNLIAGKAQSSFIDPNLKAHFDYWEAELGKSEWFAGSEFTAADVMMSFPVEAAADRAGALNGRPRLAAFLQKIHARPAYRRALERGGPYAYAD; the protein is encoded by the coding sequence ATGCTCACCGTCCACCACCTGAACAACTCCCGTTCGCAACGCGTGCTCTGGCTGCTGGAGGAGTTGGGCGTTCCCTACGAGATCAAGCCCTACCAGCGCGACGCCGCGACCATGTTGGCGCCGCCCGAACTGCGCGCCGTCCATCCGCTGGGCAAGTCGCCGGTGGTCACCGAGGACGACGTGACATTGGCCGAGACCGGCGCCATCGTCGAGTGGGTCATCGAGCGCTACGGCCTGGGCAGGCTGGCGCCGCCACCAGGATCGGCCGAGCGCCTGCGCTGGACCTACTGGCTGCACTACTCTGAGGGCTCGGCCATGCCGCCGCTGCTGCTGAAGCTGGTGTTCGGCCGCCTGCCGACCAGCGCCCCTGCCCTGCTGCGCCCCATGGTCAACCTCATCGCCGGCAAGGCCCAGTCGAGCTTCATCGACCCTAACTTGAAGGCGCACTTCGACTATTGGGAAGCCGAGCTCGGGAAATCGGAGTGGTTCGCCGGCTCGGAGTTCACCGCTGCGGACGTGATGATGAGCTTTCCGGTCGAAGCCGCGGCTGATCGCGCCGGAGCCCTGAACGGTCGCCCTCGCCTCGCCGCCTTCCTGCAGAAGATCCATGCGCGCCCGGCCTATCGCCGAGCCCTGGAGCGCGGCGGGCCGTACGCCTACGCCGACTAG
- the sufD gene encoding Fe-S cluster assembly protein SufD produces the protein MSVTKAISSGDAGLLPGRRDEDWRWTDLRGLIRQMPAASPEGRAWAWDHPLAQSVDSMIEVVNGRGPSDLEVPAGETRLAAYRFLSSAEAGAHTAELWVSVGEGAVLTLVESYEGASGGYLANANINLRLAKGARVERVVFAADHAEGVSVVDATVELAAEASYAQTVLTTGARRQRIETRVAHPGAHAQVRLDGAYLLEGQHNADLTTVVEHLGVDGVTSQLTKGVVRDQSRGVFQGRIVVAEGADRTDARMGHHALILSDKAEIDAKPELLIFADDVQCAHGNTVGALDEDALFYAEQRGMPEDLARALLTAAFVGEVIERIEHEAVREAAQAWAAQRLEV, from the coding sequence GTGAGCGTCACCAAGGCCATCAGCTCGGGCGACGCCGGCCTGCTGCCGGGACGACGCGACGAGGACTGGCGCTGGACCGACCTGCGCGGGCTGATCCGCCAGATGCCGGCCGCCTCGCCGGAGGGGCGGGCCTGGGCCTGGGATCACCCGCTGGCGCAGAGCGTCGACAGCATGATCGAGGTCGTGAACGGCCGGGGCCCGAGCGACCTGGAGGTGCCGGCCGGCGAGACGCGGCTGGCCGCCTACCGCTTCCTGTCGAGCGCCGAGGCCGGGGCCCATACCGCGGAGCTGTGGGTCTCGGTGGGCGAGGGCGCGGTGCTGACCCTGGTCGAGAGCTATGAGGGCGCGAGCGGCGGGTACCTCGCCAACGCCAACATCAACCTGCGGCTGGCCAAGGGCGCGCGCGTCGAGCGCGTGGTGTTCGCAGCCGACCACGCCGAAGGCGTCTCGGTGGTCGATGCCACCGTCGAACTGGCGGCCGAGGCGAGCTACGCCCAGACGGTCCTGACCACCGGCGCCCGCCGCCAGCGGATCGAGACGCGGGTGGCCCATCCGGGCGCTCATGCGCAGGTCCGCCTGGACGGCGCCTATCTGCTCGAAGGCCAGCACAACGCCGACCTGACCACCGTGGTCGAGCACCTGGGCGTCGACGGCGTCACCAGCCAACTGACCAAGGGCGTGGTGCGGGACCAGTCGCGCGGCGTTTTCCAGGGCCGCATCGTCGTCGCCGAGGGCGCGGACCGCACCGACGCGCGCATGGGTCACCATGCGCTGATCCTGTCCGACAAGGCCGAGATCGACGCCAAGCCCGAACTGCTCATCTTCGCCGACGACGTGCAGTGCGCGCACGGCAACACCGTCGGGGCGCTGGACGAGGACGCGCTGTTCTATGCCGAGCAGCGGGGCATGCCCGAGGATCTGGCGCGCGCGCTGCTGACCGCCGCGTTCGTCGGCGAGGTGATCGAGCGCATCGAGCACGAGGCCGTGCGCGAGGCCGCACAGGCCTGGGCCGCCCAGCGGTTGGAGGTCTGA
- a CDS encoding cysteine desulfurase, protein MAFDVEAVRAQFPILSRQVNGKPLVYLDSAASAQKPRAVIDAMTAVMEGSYANVHRGLHTLANETTDAYEAARKSVAKFINAGEHEIVFTKGGTEAINLVAAGLGASLAPGDEILLTVMEHHANIVPWHFLRERKGVVLKFVPVLDDGTLDLAAIPDLLTARTKVVALTQMSNVLGTINPVAEIARMAHDAGAKVLVDGCQGVVHLDIDVKAMGVDYYVFSSHKLYGPTGIGVLYGTSEALAALPPYQGGGEMIGEVRLEAITYADPPHRFEAGTPPIIEAIGLGAAIEWLNTIDRKAAAEHEARLYARVIEGLKGYNWLRVIGEAPGKGAIMAFTVDGAHAHDVAQILDRYGVAVRAGTHCAEPLMRRFGLTASARASFALYNTEGEADAFVDALTRTQAFFA, encoded by the coding sequence ATGGCCTTCGACGTCGAGGCGGTGCGGGCGCAGTTCCCGATCCTGAGCCGCCAGGTCAACGGCAAGCCGCTGGTCTATCTGGACAGCGCCGCCTCGGCCCAGAAGCCGCGGGCGGTGATCGACGCGATGACCGCGGTGATGGAGGGCTCGTACGCCAACGTCCATCGCGGCCTGCACACCTTGGCCAACGAGACGACCGACGCCTACGAGGCGGCGCGCAAGTCGGTGGCGAAGTTCATCAACGCCGGCGAGCACGAGATCGTCTTCACCAAGGGCGGCACTGAGGCGATCAACCTGGTTGCGGCCGGTCTGGGCGCAAGCCTCGCCCCGGGCGACGAGATACTGCTGACGGTGATGGAGCACCACGCCAACATCGTCCCCTGGCACTTCCTACGTGAGCGCAAGGGTGTAGTGCTGAAATTCGTGCCGGTGCTGGACGACGGGACGCTGGATCTGGCGGCCATCCCGGACCTGTTGACGGCGCGGACCAAGGTTGTGGCGCTGACCCAGATGTCCAACGTGCTGGGCACGATCAATCCGGTCGCCGAGATCGCCCGCATGGCCCACGACGCCGGCGCCAAGGTGCTGGTCGACGGCTGCCAGGGCGTGGTCCACCTGGACATCGACGTTAAGGCGATGGGCGTCGATTACTATGTGTTCTCCAGTCACAAGCTCTACGGTCCGACCGGGATCGGCGTGCTGTACGGCACGTCTGAGGCGCTGGCCGCGCTGCCGCCCTACCAGGGCGGCGGCGAGATGATCGGCGAAGTGCGGCTGGAGGCGATCACCTATGCCGACCCGCCGCACCGGTTCGAGGCCGGCACCCCGCCGATCATCGAGGCGATCGGCCTGGGCGCGGCCATCGAGTGGCTGAACACCATCGACCGCAAGGCCGCGGCCGAGCATGAGGCTCGGCTCTATGCGCGGGTGATCGAGGGCCTGAAGGGCTACAACTGGCTGCGGGTGATCGGCGAGGCACCGGGCAAGGGGGCGATCATGGCCTTCACGGTCGACGGGGCCCACGCCCATGACGTGGCCCAGATCCTCGATCGCTACGGGGTGGCGGTTCGCGCCGGCACCCACTGCGCCGAGCCGCTGATGCGGCGTTTCGGCCTGACCGCAAGCGCCAGAGCTTCCTTCGCCCTATATAATACGGAAGGGGAGGCCGACGCATTCGTCGACGCGCTGACCCGCACCCAGGCCTTCTTCGCTTGA
- a CDS encoding cysteine desulfurase family protein: MSGVYLDYNATAPVRPQAAEAVARAFAVGGNPSSVHASGRAARAIVEDARNAVAAMIGGPASTVVFTSGGTEANALAIESAVATGSKRLIVSAVEHDSVLESAKASGAAVEYLPVNADGVADLAWLAERLGRWDAADGRPFVALMHANNETGVIQPVREASEIVRSAEGWLHVDAIQTAGKIVTDSRALGADTLVVSAHKLGGPQGVGALTFGPRATLVRRQHGGGQERGRRAGTENVAGIAGFGAAALAAMRDREINAAWRDAAAERLKAAGAVVIGEAAPRLPNTLCVATADWGAELQVMALDLAGIMVSAGSACSSGKVKASHVLTAMGLTELAGCAIRVSGGWATTQEDWAAFAAAWEQVQSRHAARRRAPAA, translated from the coding sequence ATGAGCGGGGTCTATCTAGATTACAACGCCACCGCCCCGGTGCGCCCGCAGGCCGCCGAAGCCGTGGCGCGCGCCTTCGCGGTCGGCGGCAATCCCTCGTCGGTACACGCCAGCGGCCGCGCCGCGCGGGCGATCGTCGAGGACGCCCGCAACGCCGTCGCCGCCATGATCGGCGGCCCGGCCTCGACCGTGGTGTTCACCTCCGGCGGCACCGAGGCGAACGCCCTGGCCATTGAGAGCGCCGTCGCGACAGGATCGAAGCGGCTGATCGTCAGCGCCGTCGAGCATGACAGCGTGCTGGAGAGCGCCAAGGCCAGCGGCGCGGCGGTGGAGTACCTGCCGGTGAACGCCGACGGGGTCGCGGACCTCGCCTGGCTGGCCGAGCGGCTGGGGCGCTGGGACGCCGCCGACGGGCGGCCTTTCGTCGCCCTGATGCACGCCAACAACGAGACCGGCGTCATCCAGCCGGTGCGCGAGGCCTCGGAGATCGTCCGCAGCGCCGAAGGCTGGCTGCACGTCGATGCGATCCAGACCGCCGGCAAGATCGTCACCGACAGCCGCGCCCTGGGCGCCGACACCCTGGTGGTCTCGGCCCACAAGCTGGGCGGGCCGCAAGGCGTCGGGGCGCTGACCTTCGGGCCGCGCGCCACCCTGGTGCGCCGCCAGCATGGCGGCGGGCAGGAGCGTGGGCGCCGCGCTGGCACCGAGAACGTCGCCGGGATCGCCGGCTTCGGCGCGGCGGCGCTGGCCGCCATGCGCGACCGCGAGATTAACGCCGCCTGGCGCGACGCAGCGGCCGAGCGCCTGAAGGCGGCCGGCGCAGTGGTGATCGGCGAGGCCGCGCCGCGGCTGCCCAATACCCTGTGCGTGGCGACCGCCGACTGGGGCGCGGAGCTGCAGGTGATGGCTCTCGACCTGGCCGGGATCATGGTCAGCGCCGGATCAGCCTGCTCGTCGGGCAAGGTGAAGGCCAGCCATGTGCTGACCGCTATGGGCCTGACCGAGCTGGCCGGCTGCGCGATCCGCGTTTCCGGCGGCTGGGCCACCACGCAAGAAGACTGGGCGGCGTTCGCCGCCGCCTGGGAGCAAGTTCAGTCCCGTCACGCCGCGCGTCGCCGCGCGCCGGCGGCGTGA
- a CDS encoding amidohydrolase, translating to MSKRVWLAGVAAVLAMTGSAAAQDAPTARAYDAAVFAQAAALQPKVIAWRRDFHEHPELSNSEVRTAKIVADHLRKLGLEVRTGVGKTGVVGILKGGKPGKVVALRADMDALPVAEQTGLPFASKVTGKYLGQTVPVMHACGHDSHVAILMGTAEILAGMKDQIEGTVVFVFQPAEEGPPPGEEGGAPLMVKEGVLTSPKVDAIFGLHAFPGPVGMLVWRPGPMMAASDRFEIHLKGKQAHGSMPWQGIDMSSMTADIVTAFNQITSRQINVSKTPTVLTIATLQGGLRYNIIPEDMTMTGTLRTFDPGMRTDVMARADKAVDSITERYGASGKIDWGQPNPVTDNNRALSAQMKPTLTRAAQGKVADDIDYIMGAEDFSYFQKEIPGFFYHLGVGNPKGGNHSPFFDVDEKAMETGVRAQALLALDYLAAK from the coding sequence ATGTCGAAACGGGTTTGGCTGGCGGGTGTCGCCGCGGTGTTGGCGATGACCGGAAGCGCGGCGGCTCAGGACGCGCCGACGGCCAGGGCCTATGACGCGGCGGTTTTCGCCCAGGCTGCGGCGCTGCAGCCGAAGGTGATCGCTTGGCGGCGGGACTTCCACGAGCATCCGGAGCTGTCCAACAGCGAGGTCCGCACGGCCAAGATCGTCGCCGATCACCTGCGCAAGCTGGGCCTGGAAGTGCGCACCGGCGTCGGCAAGACCGGGGTGGTGGGCATCCTGAAGGGCGGCAAGCCCGGCAAGGTCGTCGCCCTGCGCGCCGACATGGACGCCCTGCCGGTGGCCGAGCAGACCGGCCTGCCGTTCGCCTCGAAGGTGACGGGCAAGTATCTGGGCCAGACGGTGCCGGTGATGCACGCCTGCGGCCACGACAGCCACGTGGCGATCCTGATGGGTACGGCCGAGATCCTGGCCGGGATGAAGGACCAGATCGAGGGCACGGTGGTCTTTGTCTTCCAGCCGGCCGAGGAAGGCCCGCCGCCGGGCGAGGAAGGCGGCGCGCCGCTGATGGTCAAGGAAGGGGTGCTGACCAGCCCGAAGGTCGACGCGATCTTCGGCCTTCACGCCTTCCCCGGACCGGTCGGCATGCTGGTCTGGCGTCCGGGCCCGATGATGGCCGCCTCCGACCGCTTTGAAATCCACCTGAAGGGCAAGCAGGCGCACGGCTCGATGCCGTGGCAGGGCATCGACATGTCGTCGATGACCGCCGACATCGTCACCGCCTTCAACCAGATCACCTCGCGCCAGATCAACGTTTCGAAGACCCCGACGGTGCTGACCATCGCCACCCTGCAGGGCGGGCTGCGCTACAATATCATTCCCGAAGACATGACCATGACCGGGACGCTGCGGACCTTCGATCCGGGCATGCGAACCGACGTCATGGCCCGCGCCGACAAGGCCGTCGACTCGATCACCGAGCGCTACGGGGCCAGCGGCAAGATCGACTGGGGCCAGCCCAACCCGGTGACCGACAACAATCGTGCGCTCTCGGCGCAGATGAAGCCGACCCTGACGCGCGCGGCCCAAGGCAAGGTCGCCGACGACATCGACTACATCATGGGGGCCGAGGACTTCTCGTACTTCCAGAAGGAGATCCCAGGGTTCTTCTATCACCTGGGCGTCGGCAACCCGAAGGGCGGCAACCACTCGCCGTTCTTCGACGTCGACGAGAAGGCGATGGAGACCGGCGTGCGGGCGCAGGCGCTGCTGGCGCTGGATTACCTGGCGGCGAAGTAG
- a CDS encoding anhydro-N-acetylmuramic acid kinase, producing the protein MRVLGFMTGTSLDACDMAILETDGETIFAFGPAGERKLSEETRAAVLEATHAAMAWERGEPEPASFAPAAEAVAREHFAAAEEFLAQNGLAWSDIDLIGMHGQTVLHERPQDGVVGRTVQLGDAQWLADAAGVPVAYDFRTADVAAGGEGAPLAPIYHLARAQSAGMAAPLAVLNVGGVANVTFWSGGEDIAAFDTGPGNGMIDLLMQARGAGRFDEGGKYASVGQADEVVLSGLLAHPYFQAPPPKSLDRYDFSLETLEALRLEDAAATLVAFTAEALKLGFNVMGGTPTELIVCGGGRRNPSLMAAFAERLAVPVTTAEDHGWRGDSIEAEAFAYLAARTARGLPISFPKTTGVAAPMTGGRIARPNR; encoded by the coding sequence ATGCGAGTTCTGGGCTTCATGACCGGCACGTCTCTGGACGCCTGCGATATGGCGATCCTGGAGACCGACGGCGAAACGATCTTCGCCTTCGGGCCGGCCGGCGAGCGCAAGCTGAGCGAGGAAACCCGCGCGGCGGTGCTAGAGGCGACCCATGCGGCGATGGCCTGGGAGCGCGGCGAGCCGGAACCGGCGTCGTTCGCGCCGGCGGCCGAGGCGGTGGCCCGCGAGCACTTCGCGGCGGCCGAGGAATTCCTGGCCCAGAACGGCCTGGCCTGGTCCGACATCGACCTGATCGGCATGCACGGCCAGACCGTGCTGCACGAGCGGCCGCAGGACGGCGTGGTCGGGCGCACGGTGCAGCTGGGCGACGCCCAATGGCTGGCCGACGCGGCCGGCGTGCCGGTGGCCTACGACTTCCGCACCGCCGACGTCGCCGCGGGCGGGGAGGGCGCGCCGCTGGCGCCGATCTATCATCTGGCGCGGGCTCAAAGCGCGGGGATGGCCGCGCCGCTGGCGGTGCTGAACGTCGGCGGGGTGGCCAATGTGACCTTCTGGTCGGGGGGCGAGGACATCGCCGCCTTCGACACCGGGCCGGGCAACGGCATGATCGACCTTCTGATGCAGGCGCGCGGGGCCGGCCGCTTCGACGAGGGCGGCAAGTACGCCAGCGTCGGCCAGGCGGACGAGGTGGTGCTGAGCGGGCTGCTGGCCCATCCGTACTTCCAGGCGCCGCCGCCCAAGTCGCTGGACCGCTACGATTTCTCGCTGGAGACGCTTGAAGCGCTGCGGCTCGAGGATGCGGCCGCGACCCTGGTGGCGTTCACCGCCGAGGCGCTGAAGCTGGGCTTCAACGTGATGGGCGGCACGCCCACCGAGCTGATCGTCTGCGGCGGCGGGCGGCGCAATCCGTCGCTTATGGCGGCCTTCGCCGAGCGGCTGGCTGTTCCGGTGACCACGGCCGAGGACCACGGCTGGCGCGGCGATTCCATCGAGGCCGAGGCCTTCGCCTATCTGGCGGCGCGCACGGCGCGTGGGCTGCCGATCTCGTTTCCCAAGACCACCGGCGTAGCTGCGCCGATGACCGGCGGGCGCATCGCCCGCCCGAACCGCTAG
- a CDS encoding Rrf2 family transcriptional regulator, with product MRLSTKGRYAVMAMADLARRQAALAEGDRAVTLAEIAARQQISLSYLEQLFARLRRRGLVKSLRGPGGGYRLAKSAEETNIADIVLAVDEPLRATRCGMQGKGCMLKGERCITHDLWEDMGRHLHSYLASVTLADLVNGRFAPHEAAA from the coding sequence ATGCGCCTTTCGACCAAGGGACGTTATGCGGTGATGGCCATGGCCGACCTCGCGCGCCGTCAGGCCGCGTTGGCGGAGGGCGACCGCGCCGTGACCCTGGCCGAAATCGCTGCGCGGCAACAGATTTCGCTCTCTTACCTGGAACAGCTGTTCGCGCGCCTGCGCCGGCGCGGCCTGGTCAAGAGCCTGCGCGGACCCGGCGGCGGCTACCGGCTGGCCAAGAGCGCCGAAGAGACCAACATCGCCGACATCGTCCTGGCCGTCGACGAGCCGCTGCGGGCCACCCGCTGCGGCATGCAGGGCAAGGGCTGCATGCTGAAGGGCGAACGCTGCATCACCCATGACCTCTGGGAGGACATGGGTCGTCACCTGCACAGCTATCTGGCCTCGGTGACCCTGGCCGACCTGGTGAACGGGCGCTTTGCGCCGCACGAGGCGGCCGCATGA
- a CDS encoding alpha/beta hydrolase — protein sequence MPEVVLTGAAGRIEGRYTQGKSPTAPIALILHPHPKAGGQMNHPVAVQLFHLFMKRGFSTLRFNFRGVGRSQGEFDSGIGELADAATALDWLQSTNPAASQCWVAGYSFGAWIGMQLLMRRPETDGFISVSPPTNMYDFSFLAPCPASGLILHGGADTVVPPVEVERVVSKLRTQKGIVIDHEVVDGASHFWAEHLPEVEKRVGAYLDKRIEADPI from the coding sequence ATGCCAGAAGTGGTTCTGACCGGCGCGGCCGGGCGGATCGAGGGTCGATACACCCAGGGCAAGAGCCCGACGGCGCCGATCGCGCTGATCCTGCACCCGCACCCCAAGGCCGGCGGGCAGATGAACCACCCCGTGGCGGTGCAGCTCTTCCACCTGTTCATGAAGCGCGGCTTCTCGACCCTGCGGTTCAACTTCCGCGGCGTCGGCCGCAGCCAGGGCGAATTCGATTCGGGCATCGGCGAACTGGCCGACGCGGCCACCGCGCTCGACTGGCTTCAGTCGACCAACCCGGCGGCCTCGCAGTGCTGGGTCGCCGGCTACTCGTTCGGCGCCTGGATCGGCATGCAGCTGCTGATGCGCCGCCCGGAGACCGACGGCTTCATCAGCGTCTCGCCGCCGACCAACATGTACGACTTCAGCTTCCTGGCGCCCTGCCCGGCCTCGGGCCTGATCCTGCACGGCGGCGCCGACACGGTCGTTCCGCCGGTGGAAGTCGAGCGCGTGGTCTCCAAGCTGCGCACCCAGAAGGGCATCGTCATCGACCACGAGGTCGTCGACGGCGCCAGCCACTTCTGGGCCGAGCACCTGCCTGAAGTGGAAAAGCGCGTCGGCGCCTATCTCGACAAGCGCATCGAGGCCGACCCGATCTGA
- a CDS encoding iron-sulfur cluster assembly accessory protein — translation MSDLNLTPAPRARRPRPKVVTLTEAAAERVRAIMAKAEKPYAGLRVGVKNSGCAGQEYILEYAEEAGPLDEVVEDKGVTILIEPKAVLFLVGTEIDYVTTKLSSKFQFRNPNETDACGCGESVTIEPAKAADA, via the coding sequence ATGAGCGATCTGAACCTGACACCCGCGCCGCGGGCGCGCCGTCCGAGGCCCAAGGTGGTCACCCTGACCGAGGCCGCCGCCGAACGCGTGCGCGCGATCATGGCGAAGGCCGAGAAGCCCTATGCCGGGCTGCGGGTCGGGGTGAAGAACAGCGGCTGTGCGGGCCAGGAGTACATCCTGGAATACGCCGAGGAAGCTGGCCCGCTGGACGAGGTGGTCGAGGACAAGGGCGTCACCATCCTGATCGAGCCCAAGGCGGTGCTGTTCCTGGTCGGCACCGAAATCGACTATGTGACCACCAAGCTCTCGTCCAAGTTCCAGTTCCGCAATCCGAACGAGACCGACGCCTGCGGCTGCGGTGAAAGCGTCACGATCGAACCGGCCAAGGCCGCCGACGCCTAG